AGCATTCAGAAACCCCACCTTCATGCCGGAAGGACAAAAGCTGCCTTAGTgacttcaaatataaaacaGCCGGTGTGTCCGCACTGTAAATCAAATGATCATAGTATACCCGCGTGTCCTACTTTTAAAATTCTCTCTGCTCAGCAGCGATTTGAGTTTGCTAAATCAGTCCCCTTATGTATAAATTGTTTGCGAAAGGGGCACTCAGTTTCAAAGTGCAAAGCGGATCGGTGTCGTGTTTGCAACCGTTCGCATCACACGTTGCTGCACCAGTACCCTGTATCCTTTGCAACTGCACCACAACTTTCGACCTCGCATGCCATGCACACGACGAGTACGCCAGATCGGGTTATGTTGGCTACAGCCGTAGTCAACGTAAAAGGTAGCTCCGGAGAGTACCTTCCTGCACGAGCCTTGCTGGATTCTGGATCTCAGGTGAATTTCATGACAGAGGATTTGGCGCAGAAATTACGAATTCGTCGCGAAAGTACGACCTTAAATATTATCGGCATCGGAAATGCAACCAAAAAAGTAAGGACGAAATTAAATACGTTTGTAAAATCGCGGGTCAATAATTATGAGTTTTCGGCACAGTTTTGGATAATGCGATCCATTTCAGCCAGCCATCCAGATCGTAACGTAAATATTAATGGCTggaaaattcctaaaaacattAGCTTAGCGGACCCAGAATTTCACAAGGCTCAAAAGGTAGATCTTTTGTTAGGTGCTGAAACATTTTTCGAGCTTTTAGCTGTAGTCCAGATCAAGGCCAGCCCCAATCACCCAACACTGCAAAAGACACTTTTAGGCTGGGTTGTGTCTGGCAAATACGCCTCCAACCAACGTCCTCCTCCCACAGTCAGTAGCACATTATGCCATACTGAACAAGATCTAGCAAATATAGATTCCATTATCCAAAGGTTCTGGGCGATGGAAGAAATACCTTCAGTTTCTAGCTCAACAAAATTCACACCTGAACAAATagagtgtgaaaaatttttcgtaaaaactaCTAAAGTTTTGCCTTCAGGAAGGCTTCAAGTAAGACTGCCTTTCAAAGATGACCGTAAGTTACTCGGTAATTCCTATGAAACCGCGTCTCGGCGGTGTCAGGCCCTGGAGAGAAAGACCTTGAAAGATCCAGAGCTTCGTCAAATGTATCTGGACTTCATGAATGAATACATCGAATTGGGTCACATGAGCCCAACAAATAATAAGATCCCGAGTGAGCCACACTACTTCATTCCGCATCAATGCGTTCTTGGGCCTGAAAGTACGACGACAAAATTACGTGTTGTTTTCGACGCATCAAGTCGTACCTCTTCTCAAATTGCGTTGAATGAAATCTTGATGGTTGGGCCGACCATTCAAGAAGAGCTGTATTCAATACTTCTTCGTTTTTGTttgcataaatatgcatttacggcGGACATTACTAAAATGTACCGCCAAATTCTCATGCACGAAGAAGATAACAACTTTCAGCTTGTAGTGTGGGGCAGCATCGCTCTGAGCCACTTCAAATCTTTCGACTTAACACCGTAACATACGGCACTGCGCCTGCTCCATTTCTCGCTACACGGTGTTTACAAATGCTCAGCTATgccaatacacatatgtatccaCTCGGCTCAAAGGCAATAAAAAGAGATTTTTATGTAGACGACCTGCTTACAGGATCCGATAATTTCAAATCTCTAGATCTTATTAGAAGTGAggtagttaaaatattaaactcggcaggattcaatttatctaagtggttttcaaatcaCCCATCATTTTTCGATTGTGAGAGTTCTGAGAAGGCCTTAAACTTCAATCACACAGACTCCACAAAAACACTTGGAATCCATTGGTTGCCGAAGGAAGATTTGTTTCGGTTTGTCTTAAATGACAACTTTACCAGTTTACGAGCCACTAAGCGAAACATATTAtcagtttcggctcgtcttttcGATCCTCTTGGTTTACTTGCCCCACTAGTTACCAAAGCAAAAATCTTATTGCAAGAGCTTTGGCTGCAAAAACTAGATTGTgatgagtcgattccattgcACCTCGACACCAGCtgggaaaatttcaaagccaatctACTGCAGCTACCATCAATAAGCATTCCTCGATTTGTACATACCGAGTCGAGTGCAAGCTGCCAGATTCATGGCTTTGCCGACGCCTCAATACGAGCGTATGGctgctgtatatacatacatagccaTTCGGCTGGTGGAACGAAATGTACGCTGCTTACTGCAAAGTCTAGAGTGGCTCCGctgaagactaaatctcttccgcgtCTAGAGCTCTCGGCAGCCCACTTGCTGGCCAAATTATGGTCACGAATAGCGCCAATGTTGAGTCggccaattgaaaatataaacttctggacagactccgaaattgttttgcattggATCAAAACGCATCCATCTGTACTACAGACCTTTGTTGCAAACAGAGGGTCCGAAATCCAAGAGTTGACGGATAAAGCTACTTGGCGACATGTGCCAACTAAGAAAAATCCCGCGGATCAAGTGTCTCGCggttgtaacgtggacgaattgaATAATTCTATCTGGTTTAGCGGTCCACAGTTCCTCCTAGAAGACCCTGCGTTATGGCCAACAAACACCTACTTCCAGCTCTCTCCAGGAGACGAAGCATTAGAGAAGAAACGGAACGCAACAGTTTTAGTTGTTTAAGCAAATGAATCACATCCAATTATGGAACTCACCAAAAGAGTATCTTCTCATCAAAAACTGCTTCGTATTGTCGCTTACATATTAAGATGGATAAAACGCATCTGCGACATTCACACAAATGCTGACGGCTGAggatattaaattaagtttgCTCAAAGTCATTCAGGTGGTTCAACATGTTGAATATGGTGAAGAAATTATGAAACTCACCAAAGGTACCACCCTACCCTCAAGTTTGCAAAAACCCAGATAATGGGAAATTTGCCTGCCGATAGGCTTCGTGCACTACGACCCTTTCTAATATGTGTAGTAGATTTTTGTGGTCCCGTATATACTACATTAAAAATACGAGGAAGACCCCCAGTAAAAACATATATCGCAGTGTTCGTTTGTTTCACTTCAAAGGCAGTACATTTAGAACTAGTAACAGACTTGTcttctaattgttttattttcgccctAAAAAGGTTCATTGGACGCCGAGGAATGCCGCGGAAGATATACAGCGACAACGCCACCAACTTCCTCGGCGCCGATCGCAGGCTTCGCGAGCTGAGGGATGCTTTCGAGGCCCAACAAACGGAAGTGCAGAAATACGCAACGGACGAAGGATTCACCTTCGCCTTTATACCACCCAGGGCACCGCACTTCGGCGGGTTATGGGAGGCGGCAGTGAAGTCCGCCAAACACCTTCTCGTGCGCGCAATCGGCAACGCGCTGCTCACCGCCGAAGAACTGCAGACGCTGCTCGTCGAGGTCGAGGCCGTACTCAACTCGCGTCCTCTGGTACCACTGAGTCAGGACCCGAACGATGGAGAGGCCCTAACACCAGCGCACCTACTAGTTGGGTGCCCCCTTCGAGCGCTGCCACCAGCCCAAGTATCGATGGACCCAATGCGTTGCTGCGACAGATGGCAACTTGTCTGTTGTCTCAAGCAACAGTTTTGGCGACTGGGGTCCAGGAACTACCTGTTGGGTCTTCAACAGAGGAGCAAGTGGTTGCATCCGAAGCGCAACCTCGAGCTGAACGACCTCGTCCTGGTTCAGGAAGACAACACACCCCCGCAGCAATGGGTGCTCGGCCGCGTCGCCGCAATCGTAACAGGGCAAGACGGCAAGGTCCGCGTAGCAGACGTGGCAACCAAAGCGGGCGTAATTAAACGCCCCGTTCACAAGCTCGACGTACTGCCATCAGACGTTGAAGGACCATGAGCCTTTCAAGGTGGCCGGTGTTACGCCAAATGGCCtatagttttaattattaattattaagcaATTAtccgaaatgaatttttatagttttaattattaatttaagtaattatccgaaatgaatttataaaattgttcaaagtaTATTCTGCCATAATAacactatgtatatatgtataagaacatagataacataacataacattaattATATATGATCCGTTAGTTAAGTATAGGCTAAGAAATCCTATATAAACATgaagtagaaaataaagaagtcaCTTGTGAATTTACAACGACGCGCTCGCTGTTTATATTTCAGGCAATTGTTGTATTCGCGCATCCCCCAAAATAACTAATCTTAAAAAGGCTTAAGAATTTttcatggcgcccgagcagggacatgATGCGTGAAAcagaatataaaattaaacaataaacatatatgtacaaacaataagtgctttaattagcaacaacaattgcctgcGCGTTTTACATTTTTGCAAGTCCGGTTTCGCATCAAGTGCAGtgacaaaagcaaacaaactaACATAAAAACCACCCTCACTAAAAGGTTCAGTGACTtaatccaaaattaaaaaaacaagtacatagtgtacatacatacataaacatataagGAGAGAAGCGGTATCAGCGGTAATACAGTGTCGTGTTTATGGAAcatagagaaaaaacaaaaaaaaatcttaaattataaaatatacataaaactaaaaacagtaaattaataaatagtggCGGTAAAAAAGCGTGCCAAATTATCTATTtgtgcttacaaaaaaaaaaaataaaaataaaaaagaataaaccaAAATACATAGTGCATAGCTGAAACAGTGcggtacttatatgtatatataaacggTCACAGTGGTATATAAATGTTTTCGGCCAaaaataaggcaaatttataaaaaacaaaaaaaaaaaaacaaaaaccgttaaaaaaaaaaagaaaaagaaactgtGAGCCCTAAAacacataaaactaaaaattacctAAGTGCCGTAATTGGATGCCGCTAAGAATTCAGTTCtgttcctaaaaaaaaaaaaaaacagtggaaTTCACCGCTGCTTATTTGCAGTTCGTCGCCCTCATCGCTATCACTGTCCGCTGTCACAGTTCTCGCAGTTACTGCCATACTCGCCGCTGCTCTCATCGCTGTAACCGTCGCTGCTACTCTGGTCACTGCTGCTGCCGTCATCGCCCGCTGTCGCTGTAATTCCTACCGCTGGTTCTGTCGCCGCCAGGAATGACCTGCACTTGCATCCTTTGCAAAAGGAAAGTCAAGGCTTGCAATAAGCCTATACAGGTAACaagtgcaataaattgaaagttgtggttgttgttgataaacactctcaattttttgcatcaccctttcactttcttgcatatacatatacatacatatatatgtacacactcccatatgtgtacatgtaccATATATACAATCATCTatacaaatatacgtatataaaacTCCGCGAAAGTGAAACAAGGGTACGTTGGGATTTGATAATAAAGGGTGTGACCTTAAATGCGAAAtcgtcaataaatttaaaaaacaaaattaaataaattgaatacctttttttcgaacaagaagttcaattgaattaaaattattataaagtgaaataaatttatcgTATTGTAAATACGGATTATTTACAAGGaaacaattcaaacaaaaatcgatttttcgcaaatttgttGAACAATTTTCGTAGTGTTGTGCTACTGTGCTTGCTCATCCTTTCGTGGCCTGACCACAGCCTTGTCCAAcagctatttttcgtttttctgattGAGATTTGTGCAGGCTATTCAGCCatcttttcgttttcgttttttcagccacaaactctcacagatattttttcgtttctgtggacattgagcaaatttttggggagtttaaataatttaactcaaaatGAGCAAGCCAAAGACAGCAGTTCCAAGTCTCTCTCCAAGTAAGGAGATTATGGAATTGAAATCACTAAAGCGCCAGCGAACTGCTGCGAAAAATAGTATAGTGCGCATAAAAACGGGTCTCCTCGATAAAACAATGTCGTTAGATCCAATTGAATTGGAGTGTCGACTGGACATTTTGAACTCTCATAGCGATAAGCTAATGAAGTGTCagtcgaaaattgaagaaatcgacGAGGAAGACATAGCCCGTGGGGAGTTAGAGGACCTAATAGTGGAAACTAAGtccgttataaaatctattctggcgagaaataaatcgtcaataGCCGAAATATCCTTTGTTGCACCTCACAGCTCGCGACTACCGAAAATGTTGCTACCTAAATTTAAAGgggaatattcagaatttaaaaattttatgagtctGTTCGAGAGTTTGGTGCACAACGATCCTACAATCCCAgacattgaaaaatttaatcactTAGTTAACTGTCTGTCTGGTGAAGCTTTGGGAGCGGTAAAGGCCTTCCAAATGTCGGACGAAAATTATTCGAAGGCGTTGGCTAGTCTCAAAAAAGTTTACGACAAtaaatgcttaatatttttgGACACAActtccaaactttttgaactgCCAACTATCCCATTGTTTGCGAAAGGGGCACTCAGTTTCAAAGTGCAAAGCGGATCGGTGTCGTGTTTGCAACCGTTCGCATCACACGTTGCTGCACCAGTACCCTGTATCCTTTGCAACTGCACCACAACTTTCGACCTCGCATGCCATGCACACGACGAGTACGCCAGATCGGGTTATGTTGGCTACAGCCGTAGTCAACGTAAAAGGTAGCTCCGGAGAGTACCTTCCTGCACGAGCCTTGCTGGATTCTGGATCTCAGGTGAATTTCATGACAGAGGATTTGGCGCAGAAATTACGAATTCGTCGCGAAAGTACGACCTTAAATATTATCGGCATCGGAAATGCAACCAAAAAAGTAAGGACGAAATTAAATACGTTTGTAAAATCGCGGGTCAATAATTATGAGTTTTCGGCACAGTTTTGGATAATGCGATCCATTTCAGCCAGCCATCCAGATCGTAACGTAAATATTAATGGCTggaaaattcctaaaaacattAGCTTAGCGGACCCAGAATTTCACAAGGCTCAAAAGGTAGATCTTTTGTTAGGTGCTGAAACATTTTTCGAGCTTTTAGCTGTAGTCCAGATCAAGGCCAGCCCCAATCACCCAACACTGCAAAAGACACTTTTAGGCTGGGTTGTGTCTGGCAAATACGCCTCCAACCAACGTCCTCCTCCCACAGTCAGTAGCACATTATGCCATACTGAACAAGATCTAGCAAATATAGATTCCATTATCCAAAGGTTCTGGGCGATGGAAGAAATACCTTCAGTTTCTAGCTCAACAAAATTCACACCTGAACAAATagagtgtgaaaaatttttcgtaaaaactaCTAAAGTTTTGCCTTCAGGAAGGCTTCAAGTAAGACTGCCTTTCAAAGATGACCGTAAGTTACTCGGTAATTCCTATGAAACCGCGTCTCGGCGGTGTCAGGCCCTGGAGAGAAAGACCTTGAAAGATCCAGAGCTTCGTCAAATGTATCTGGACTTCATGAATGAATACATCGAATTGGGTCACATGAGCCCAACAAATAATAAGATCCCGAGTGAGCCACACTACTTCATTCCGCATCAATGCGTTCTTGGGCCTGAAAGTACGACGACAAAATTACGTGTTGTTTTCGACGCATCAAGTCGTACCTCTTCTCAAATTGCGTTGAATGAAATCTTGATGGTTGGGCCGACCATTCAAGAAGAGCTGTATTCAACACTTCTTCGTTTTTGTttgcataaatatgcatttacggcGGACATTACTAAAATGTACCGCCAAATTCTCATGCACGAAGAAGATAACAACTTTCAGCTTGTAGTGTGGGGCAGCATCCCTCTGAGCCACTTCAAATCTTTCGACTTAACACCGTAACATACGGCACTGCGCCTGCTCCATTTCTCGCTACACGGTGTTTACAAATGCTCAGCTATgccaatacacatatgtatccaCTCGGCTCAAAGGCAATAAAAAGAGATTTTTATGTAGACGACCTGCTTACAGGATCCGATAATTTCAAATCTCTAGATCTTATTAGAAGTGAggtagttaaaatattaaactcggcaggattcaatttatctaagtggttttcaaatcaCCCATCATTTTTCGATTGTGAGAGTTCTGAGAAGGCCTTAAACTTCAATCACACAGACTCCACAAAAACACTTGGAATCCATTGGTTGCCGAAGGAAGATTTGTTTCGGTTTGTCTTAAATGACAACTTTACCAGTTTACGAGCCACTAAGCGAAACATATTAtcagtttcggctcgtcttttcGATCCTCTTGGTTTACTTGCCCCACTAGTTACCAAAGCAAAAATCTTATTGCAAGAGCTTTGGCTGCAAAAACTAGATTGTgatgagtcgattccattgcACCTCGACACCAGCtgggaaaatttcaaagccaatctACTGCAGCTACCATCAATAAGCATTCCTCGATTTGTACATACCGAGTCGAGTGCAAGCTGCCAGATTCATGGCTTTGCCGACGCCTCAATACGAGCGTATGGctgctgtatatacatacatagccaTTCGGCTGGTGGAACGAAATGTACGCTGCTTACTGCAAAGTCTAGAGTGGCTCCGctgaagactaaatctcttccgcgtCTAGAGCTCTCGGCAGCCCACTTGCTGGCCAAATTATGGTCACGAATAGCGCCAATGTTGAGTCggccaattgaaaatataaacttctggacagactccgaaattgttttgcattggATCAAAACGCATCCATCTGTACTACAGACCTTTGTTGCAAACAGAGGGTCCGAAATCCAAGAGTTGACGGATAAAGCTACTTGGCGACATGTGCCAACTAAGAAAAATCCCGCGGATCAAGTGTCTCGCggttgtaacgtggacgaattgaATAATTCTATCTGGTTTAGCGGTCCACAGTTCCTCCTAGAAGACCCTGCGTTATGGCCAACAAACACCTACTTCCAGCTCTCTCCAGGAGACGAAGCATTAGAGAAGAAACGGAACGCAACAGTTTTAGTTGTTTAAGCAAATGAATCACATCCAATTATGGAACTCACCAAAAGAGTATCTTCTCATCAAAAACTGCTTCGTATTGTCGCTTACATATTAAGATGGATAAAACGCATCTGCGACATTCACACAAATGCTGACGGCTGAggatattaaattaagtttgCTCAAAGTCATTCAGGTGGTTCAACATGTTGAATATGGTGAAGAAATTATGAAACTCACCAAAGGTACCACCCTACCCTCAAGTTTGCAAAAACCCAGATAATGGGAAATTTGCCTGCCGATAGGCTTCGTGCACTACGACCCTTTCTAATATGTGGAGTAGATTTTTGTGGTCCCGTATATACTACATTAAAAATACGAGGAAGACCCCCAGTAAAAACATATATCGCAGTGTTCGTTTGTTTCACTTCAAAGGCAGTACATTTAGAACTAGTAACAGACTTGTcttctaattgttttattttcgccctAAAAAGGTTCATTGGACGCCGAGGAATGCCGCGGAAGATATACAGCGACAACGCCACCAACTTCCTCGGCGCCGATCGCAGGCTTCGCGAGCTGAGGGATGCTTTCGAGGCCCAACAAACGGAAGTGCAGAAATACGCAACGGACGAAGGATTCACCTTCGCCTTTATACCACCCAGGGCACCGCACTTCGGCGGGTTATGGGAGGCGGCAGTGAAGTCCGCCAAACACCTTCTCGTGCGCGCAATCGGCAACGCGCTGCTCACCGCCGAAGAACTGCAGACGCTGCTCGTCGAGGTCGAGGCCGTACTCAACTCGCGTCCTCTGGTACCACTGAGTCAGGACCCGAACGATGGAGAGGCCCTAACACCAGCGCACCTACTAGTTGGGTGCCCCCTTCGAGCGCTGCCACCAGCCCAAGTATCGATGGACCCAATGCGTTGCTGCGACAGATGGCAACTTGTCTGTTGTCTCAAGCAACAGTTTTGGCGACTGGGGTCCAGGAACTACCTGTTGGGTCTTCAACAGAGGAGCAAGTGGTTGCATCCGAAGCGCAACCTCGAGCTGAACGACCTCGTCCTGGTTCAGGAAGACAACACACCCCCGCAGCAATGGGTGCTCGGCCGCGTCGCCGCAATCGTAACAGGGCAAGACGGCAAGGTCCGCGTAGCAGACGTGGCAACCAAAGCGGGCGTAATTAAACGCCCCGTTCACAAGCTCGACGTACTGCCATCAGACGTTGAAGGACCATGAGCCTTTCAAGGTGGCCGGTGTTACGCCAAATGGCCtatagttttaattattaattattaagcaATTAtccgaaatgaatttttatagttttaattattaatttaagtaattatccgaaatgaatttataaaattgttcaaagtaTATTCTGCCATAATAacactatgtatatatgtataagaacatagataacataacataacattaattATATATGATCCGTTAGTTAAGTATAGGCTAAGAAATCCTATATAAACATgaagtagaaaataaagaagtcaCTTGTGAATTTACAACGACGCGCTCGCTGTTTATATTTCAGGCAATTGTTGTATTCGCGCATCCCCCAAAATAACTAATCTTAAAAAGGCTTAAGAATTTttcatggcgcccgagcagggacatgATGCGTGAAAcagaatataaaattaaacaataaacatatatgtacaaacaataagtgctttaattagcaacaacaattgcctgcGCGTTTTACATTTTTGCAAGTCCGGTTTCGCATCAAGTGCAGtgacaaaagcaaacaaactaACATAAAAACCACCCTCACTAAAAGGTTCAGTGACTtaatccaaaattaaaaaaacaagtacatagtgtacatacatacataaacatataagGAGAGAAGCGGTATCAGCGGTAATACAGTGTCGTGTTTATGGAAcatagagaaaaaacaaaaaaaaatcttaaattataaaatatacataaaactaaaaacagtaaattaataaatagtggCGGTAAAAAAGCGTGCCAAATTATCTATTtgtgcttacaaaaaaaaaaaaataaaaataaaaaagaataaaccaAAATACATAGTGCATAGCTGAAACAGTGcggtacttatatgtatatataaacggTCACAGTGGTATATAAATGTTTTCGGCCAa
The Anastrepha ludens isolate Willacy chromosome X, idAnaLude1.1, whole genome shotgun sequence DNA segment above includes these coding regions:
- the LOC128870348 gene encoding uncharacterized protein LOC128870348, encoding MSKPKTAVPSLSPSKEIMELKSLKRQRTAAKNSIVRIKTGLLDKTMSLDPIELECRLDILNSHSDKLMKCQSKIEEIDEEDIARGELEDLIVETKSVIKSILARNKSSIAEISFVAPHSSRLPKMLLPKFKGEYSEFKNFMSLFESLVHNDPTIPDIEKFNHLVNCLSGEALGAVKAFQMSDENYSKALASLKKVYDNKCLIFLDTTSKLFELPTIPKPSALSLRTMIDTVSAVYDSLLSLGDEKNITNAIIIHLVMSKVDTVTRSKWEEQLDYDKLPLWRECEAALNKRYQHLSADEASTSRLKPSSSHSIQKPHLHAGRTKAALVTSNIKQPVCPHCKSNDHSIPACPTFKILSAQQRFEFAKSVPLCINCLRKGHSVSKCKADRCRVCNRSHHTLLHQYPVSFATAPQLSTSHAMHTTSTPDRVMLATAVVNVKGSSGEYLPARALLDSGSQVNFMTEDLAQKLRIRRESTTLNIIGIGNATKKVRTKLNTFVKSRVNNYEFSAQFWIMRSISASHPDRNVNINGWKIPKNISLADPEFHKAQKVDLLLGAETFFELLAVVQIKASPNHPTLQKTLLGWVVSGKYASNQRPPPTVSSTLCHTEQDLANIDSIIQRFWAMEEIPSVSSSTKFTPEQIECEKFFVKTTKVLPSGRLQVRLPFKDDRKLLGNSYETASRRCQALERKTLKDPELRQMYLDFMNEYIELGHMSPTNNKIPSEPHYFIPHQCVLGPESTTTKLRVVFDASSRTSSQIALNEILMVGPTIQEELYSILLRFCLHKYAFTADITKMYRQILMHEEDNNFQLVVWGSIALSHFKSFDLTP
- the LOC128870349 gene encoding uncharacterized protein LOC128870349; this encodes MPRKIYSDNATNFLGADRRLRELRDAFEAQQTEVQKYATDEGFTFAFIPPRAPHFGGLWEAAVKSAKHLLVRAIGNALLTAEELQTLLVEVEAVLNSRPLVPLSQDPNDGEALTPAHLLVGCPLRALPPAQVSMDPMRCCDRWQLVCCLKQQFWRLGSRNYLLGLQQRSKWLHPKRNLELNDLVLVQEDNTPPQQWVLGRVAAIVTGQDGKVRVADVATKAGVIKRPVHKLDVLPSDVEGP